Genomic window (Bacillota bacterium):
TTTAGTGCCCACATGTGACCGAGCAGCACGATGTCGTAGGCCACGAGGTGTGCATCGACCGGCCGGAAGGCCCCCTGGTCGATGCCTGCGCCGATGATTTCTTCAAAGTAGCGGTTAGTTTCGAGTTCCCGTTGTTTGATGTAGGACCGTCCGGCCTTGTCGAGCGCCCAGCTCTCCCGGTAAGCGATGAGCGCGCGGTCCGGTTCCCGGTCGATGATCCCGTAGTACGCCCGCATCGCCTCGAACAGCTTGCGGTCGGGCGGGAGAGGCAGGTCGATGACGGGAGTGAGAACGGATTCATAGAGGTCCATCAGGCGCTTGAAGACGAGAAGGAGGATATCCTGCTTGCGAGTCACGTAGCGGTAGATGGAGCCCACACTCATGCCGGCATGCATGGCGATCTGTTCGATGGTCGTGCCGCTGTAGCCACACTCACTGAAACACCGAGTGGCGGCCGCTTCGATGAGCATGCGCTTTTCGTCCAGCAAGGCCTCGTTAGCCGTACGGCTCCCGATGTAAGGAGCGGACACCGCACCGGCCGCGGGCCGGCCATCGGCGTCGCCGATCCGCTTCGTGGCACCTTTCACTCCCATGCGCCGCTCGCGCTCCTCGCCCACGGGGCCGACTCGCGCATGCGAGACCGGCCTGCGGGTGAATGAAGACTTATTCACAGACTTCAAGCTCATTATAACGGGTCTAGTTACCGGTTCCAAGTTCCAGTGGTTCGCCGATGACCGTCGTTACAGGCAGAGAACTCGCAGGAACTCGTAATACCTCCTTCAGACTGGGCGCCGGCCGCTTTTTATCGATAGGAAGCGTTTGCAATGGCGGTTCGCAACCCGGTAGCCTGAAAAAAACGCTTGCAGGAGGCGACCGAAGGTGACAGGTAGCACCGCACCGGAACCGCGCCCAGGGGCATTCGAG
Coding sequences:
- a CDS encoding TetR/AcrR family transcriptional regulator, translated to MGVKGATKRIGDADGRPAAGAVSAPYIGSRTANEALLDEKRMLIEAAATRCFSECGYSGTTIEQIAMHAGMSVGSIYRYVTRKQDILLLVFKRLMDLYESVLTPVIDLPLPPDRKLFEAMRAYYGIIDREPDRALIAYRESWALDKAGRSYIKQRELETNRYFEEIIGAGIDQGAFRPVDAHLVAYDIVLLGHMWALKGWHFRRLFTLDEYVRRQFELVMAHLTPPQ